One region of Vibrio pelagius genomic DNA includes:
- the hslR gene encoding ribosome-associated heat shock protein Hsp15, which yields MKPANEAVRLDKWLWAARFYKTRSIARNMVDGGKVHYNGQRSKPSKIVELGAVISLRQGNEEKTVTIDKISDQRRGAPEAQTLYTETKESLAKREAHAQQRKLHAHNPSPERRPDKKQRRDIIKFKHQ from the coding sequence ATGAAACCTGCTAATGAAGCTGTCAGACTAGATAAATGGTTGTGGGCAGCACGCTTTTACAAAACTCGCTCTATCGCTCGTAATATGGTCGATGGTGGTAAAGTCCACTATAATGGTCAACGCAGCAAACCAAGCAAAATCGTAGAACTTGGGGCGGTGATTTCACTGCGTCAAGGCAATGAGGAAAAGACGGTCACGATCGATAAAATTTCGGATCAACGTCGTGGAGCTCCAGAAGCCCAAACCCTTTATACCGAAACGAAAGAAAGCTTGGCAAAGCGTGAAGCACACGCCCAACAGCGTAAATTACATGCACATAACCCAAGCCCTGAACGCCGTCCTGACAAAAAGCAACGTCGTGACATCATCAAGTTCAAGCATCAATAA
- the gspG gene encoding type II secretion system major pseudopilin GspG — translation MKNKINKQSGFTLLEVMVVVVILGVLASFVVPNLLGNKEKADQQKAITDIVALENALDMYKLDNSVYPTTDQGLDALVSKPSSPEPRNYRDGGYIKRLPNDPWGNAYQYVSPGDNGTIDIFTLGADGQEGGEGAAADIGNWNMQDFQ, via the coding sequence ATGAAAAATAAAATCAACAAGCAATCCGGCTTTACCCTGTTAGAGGTAATGGTGGTTGTGGTTATCCTAGGTGTGTTGGCGAGCTTCGTTGTGCCAAACCTTCTGGGCAACAAAGAGAAAGCGGATCAACAGAAAGCGATCACTGACATCGTTGCTCTGGAGAACGCACTCGATATGTACAAGCTAGACAACAGCGTGTACCCAACAACGGATCAAGGTTTAGATGCATTGGTTTCAAAGCCAAGCAGCCCAGAGCCACGTAACTACCGTGACGGTGGTTACATCAAGCGTCTGCCAAACGACCCTTGGGGTAATGCGTACCAATACGTAAGCCCTGGCGACAATGGCACGATTGATATCTTCACGTTAGGTGCTGATGGTCAAGAAGGCGGTGAAGGTGCGGCAGCAGATATCGGCAACTGGAACATGCAAGACTTCCAATAA
- the gspF gene encoding type II secretion system inner membrane protein GspF: MAAFEYKALDAKGKTKKGSIEADNARQARQRLKEQGLMPVEMAEAKTKSSKGGSAPSTSFKRGISTPDLALITRQISTLVQSGMPLEECLKAVAEQSEKPRIRTMLLAVRSKVTEGYTLADSLADYPHIFDELFRAMVAAGEKSGHLDAVLERLADYAENRQKMRSKLMQAMIYPVVLVVFAVTIVSFLLATVVPKIVEPIIQMGQELPQSTQFLLASSEFIQSWGIQLFLLIVGFIVLVKTALKKPSIRLSWDRKLLSIPLIGKIAKGINTSRFARTLSICTSSAIPILEGMKVAVDVMSNHHVKQQVLQASDNVREGASLRKALDQTKLFPPMMLHMIASGEQSGQLEQMLTRAADNQDQSFESTVNIALGIFTPALIALMAGLVLFIVMATLMPMLEMNNLMSG; encoded by the coding sequence ATGGCGGCATTTGAATACAAAGCACTGGATGCTAAGGGTAAAACCAAGAAAGGCTCAATAGAAGCGGACAACGCGCGTCAAGCTCGTCAGCGACTTAAAGAGCAAGGCTTGATGCCTGTTGAGATGGCTGAAGCAAAAACCAAAAGCAGTAAAGGGGGCAGTGCGCCTTCGACCAGCTTTAAGCGTGGTATCAGTACGCCAGATCTTGCTTTGATTACCCGCCAGATCTCAACTCTGGTGCAGTCTGGTATGCCGCTCGAGGAGTGTTTGAAAGCAGTAGCAGAGCAGTCTGAGAAACCGCGTATTCGCACCATGCTATTAGCGGTTCGCTCTAAGGTGACCGAAGGTTACACCCTAGCTGACAGCTTGGCTGATTACCCTCATATCTTCGATGAGCTGTTTCGTGCCATGGTGGCTGCCGGTGAAAAATCGGGTCACTTAGATGCAGTTTTAGAGCGCTTGGCTGATTACGCTGAGAATCGTCAAAAGATGCGCTCTAAGCTGATGCAAGCGATGATCTATCCGGTGGTGCTGGTGGTCTTTGCGGTGACGATAGTCTCATTCTTGCTCGCAACCGTCGTGCCTAAAATTGTTGAACCCATCATTCAGATGGGGCAAGAACTGCCTCAATCTACCCAATTTCTGCTGGCTTCGAGTGAGTTTATTCAGAGTTGGGGTATTCAGCTGTTCTTACTGATCGTTGGCTTTATTGTTCTGGTCAAAACGGCGCTCAAGAAGCCGTCGATTCGTTTGAGCTGGGATAGAAAACTTCTGAGTATCCCTCTGATTGGAAAAATTGCCAAAGGGATCAACACCTCGCGTTTTGCGCGCACTCTATCTATCTGTACTTCAAGTGCTATCCCTATTCTTGAAGGGATGAAGGTCGCGGTGGATGTGATGTCGAACCACCATGTGAAACAGCAGGTTCTACAGGCTTCAGACAATGTACGTGAAGGTGCGAGCCTGAGAAAAGCGCTCGATCAAACCAAGCTGTTTCCACCTATGATGCTGCACATGATTGCCAGTGGTGAGCAGAGTGGTCAGCTAGAGCAGATGCTAACTCGTGCTGCCGATAACCAAGACCAAAGCTTTGAGTCTACAGTGAACATTGCCCTAGGTATCTTTACGCCAGCTTTGATTGCGCTGATGGCGGGTTTGGTGCTGTTTATCGTTATGGCGACCCTGATGCCAATGTTGGAAATGAATAATTTAATGAGCGGATAA
- the pckA gene encoding phosphoenolpyruvate carboxykinase (ATP) has translation MTVMEHTKAAQIDLTKHGITGVTEVLRNPSYEQLFVEETLPGLEGYEKGVVTELGAVAVDTGIFTGRSPKDKYIVKDDTTRDTMWWSDQGKNDNKAITTEVWNDLKELVTTQLSGKRLFVIDGYCGANPDTRLSVRIITEVAWQAHFVKNMFIRPTEEELATFEPDFVVMNGAKTTNPKWQEHGLNSENFVAFNLTERVQIIGGTWYGGEMKKGMFAMMNYLLPLQGIASMHCSANVGEKGDVAVFFGLSGTGKTTLSTDPKRELIGDDEHGWDDDGIFNFEGGCYAKTIRLSKEAEPEIYNAIRRDALLENVTVRGDGSIDFDDGSKTENTRVSYPIHHIDNIVKPVSKAGHAKKVIFLTADAFGVLPPVSKLTPEQTKYHFLSGFTAKLAGTERGITEPTPTFSAAFGAAFLTLHPTKYAEVLVKRMEAVGAEAYLVNTGWNGSGKRISIQDTRGIIDAILDGSIDDAETKVIPMFNLEVPLALHDVDPTILDPRDTYTDPLQWESKAKDLAERFINNFDKYTDNDEGKALVAAGPQLD, from the coding sequence ATGACCGTTATGGAACATACAAAGGCTGCACAAATCGATCTTACTAAACACGGAATTACTGGCGTAACTGAAGTGCTGCGTAACCCAAGTTACGAGCAGTTATTCGTGGAAGAAACGCTTCCAGGCTTAGAGGGCTACGAAAAAGGCGTAGTGACCGAACTAGGTGCTGTTGCTGTTGACACTGGTATCTTTACTGGCCGCTCACCAAAAGATAAGTACATTGTTAAAGACGATACGACTCGCGATACCATGTGGTGGTCGGATCAAGGTAAGAATGACAACAAAGCGATTACCACTGAAGTGTGGAACGATCTGAAAGAGCTCGTAACGACACAGCTATCTGGCAAACGCCTATTTGTCATTGACGGTTACTGTGGTGCTAACCCTGATACGCGTCTAAGCGTACGTATTATCACTGAAGTGGCGTGGCAAGCGCACTTCGTTAAGAATATGTTTATCCGCCCAACCGAAGAAGAGCTGGCAACATTTGAACCAGACTTCGTCGTTATGAACGGCGCGAAAACAACCAACCCGAAATGGCAAGAACACGGCCTAAACTCTGAAAACTTTGTTGCGTTTAATCTGACGGAGCGTGTACAAATCATCGGTGGTACTTGGTACGGCGGTGAGATGAAGAAAGGCATGTTCGCCATGATGAACTACCTGCTTCCACTGCAAGGCATCGCTTCAATGCACTGTAGCGCAAACGTGGGCGAGAAAGGCGACGTAGCGGTATTCTTCGGTCTATCAGGTACAGGTAAAACAACGCTATCTACAGACCCTAAACGTGAACTTATTGGTGACGATGAGCACGGTTGGGATGATGACGGTATCTTCAACTTCGAAGGTGGCTGTTACGCGAAGACTATTCGCCTATCAAAAGAAGCAGAACCAGAGATCTACAACGCAATCCGTCGTGATGCTCTGCTAGAGAACGTAACAGTACGTGGTGATGGCTCTATCGATTTCGATGATGGCTCTAAAACAGAAAACACTCGTGTTTCTTACCCAATCCACCACATCGATAACATCGTTAAGCCAGTTTCAAAAGCGGGCCACGCGAAGAAAGTTATCTTCCTAACTGCGGATGCATTTGGCGTTCTTCCACCAGTTTCTAAGCTGACTCCAGAGCAAACGAAGTACCACTTCCTATCTGGCTTCACAGCAAAACTAGCGGGCACTGAACGTGGTATCACTGAGCCAACGCCAACATTCTCTGCAGCGTTTGGCGCAGCGTTCCTAACACTACACCCAACCAAGTATGCAGAAGTACTAGTAAAACGTATGGAAGCGGTTGGCGCAGAAGCCTACCTAGTGAACACAGGTTGGAACGGCAGTGGTAAGCGTATCTCTATCCAAGATACTCGCGGTATCATCGACGCAATCCTAGATGGCTCAATCGACGATGCAGAAACTAAGGTAATCCCTATGTTTAACCTAGAAGTACCGCTAGCACTGCACGATGTTGACCCAACAATCCTAGATCCACGTGATACTTACACAGATCCACTACAGTGGGAAAGCAAAGCGAAAGACCTTGCGGAGCGCTTCATCAACAACTTTGATAAGTACACCGACAACGACGAAGGTAAAGCGCTTGTTGCTGCAGGCCCACAACTGGATTAA
- the hslO gene encoding Hsp33 family molecular chaperone HslO, whose protein sequence is MANNVLNRYLFEDLSVRGELVQLDEAYQQIISSKEYPAAIQKLLGELLVSTTLLTATLKFEGSITMQLQGDGPVSLAVINGDHDQKIRGVARFEGDIADDASLHDLMGKGYLVITIDPKKGERYQGIVALEGDTLADVLEGYFANSEQLKTRLWLRTGEHEGKPHAAGMLLQVMPDGTGTPDDFEHLEQLTATVKNEELFTLEANELLYRLYNQEKVQLFTPQPVEFFCGCSRERSGAAIVTVDQEEIYSIISTEGSVSLHCDYCGTSYAFDKSDVDALFAEATDKGDNTVH, encoded by the coding sequence ATGGCAAACAATGTTTTAAATCGCTACCTATTTGAAGACCTATCGGTACGTGGTGAATTGGTACAACTGGACGAAGCGTACCAACAAATTATTTCTAGCAAGGAATACCCAGCGGCTATTCAAAAGCTTCTTGGTGAGCTATTAGTTTCAACGACTCTTCTTACTGCGACTCTAAAGTTTGAAGGCTCTATCACTATGCAACTGCAAGGTGATGGCCCAGTTTCTCTAGCAGTAATCAACGGCGATCACGACCAAAAGATCCGTGGCGTCGCACGTTTCGAAGGCGACATCGCTGATGATGCAAGCCTGCATGACCTAATGGGTAAAGGCTACCTAGTGATCACTATCGATCCTAAGAAAGGTGAGCGTTACCAAGGTATCGTAGCACTAGAAGGCGACACACTAGCAGACGTTCTTGAAGGCTACTTCGCAAACTCTGAGCAGCTTAAGACACGCCTATGGCTACGCACTGGCGAACACGAAGGTAAACCACATGCAGCAGGTATGCTTCTGCAAGTGATGCCAGACGGCACGGGTACACCAGACGATTTTGAACACCTAGAGCAGCTCACGGCAACAGTAAAAAATGAAGAGCTATTCACTTTAGAAGCGAACGAGCTTCTATACCGCTTGTACAACCAAGAAAAAGTACAACTGTTCACTCCACAACCTGTAGAGTTCTTCTGTGGTTGTTCTCGTGAACGCAGCGGTGCCGCTATCGTGACAGTAGATCAAGAAGAGATTTACAGCATCATCAGCACTGAAGGTAGCGTTTCACTTCACTGTGATTACTGTGGCACAAGCTACGCATTCGACAAGAGCGATGTTGATGCTCTGTTCGCAGAAGCGACAGATAAAGGCGACAATACGGTTCATTAA
- the gspI gene encoding type II secretion system minor pseudopilin GspI: MKRSNLSSQSQRGMTLLEVLVALAIFATAAISVIRAVTQHINTLSYLEEKTFAAMVVDNQMAMVMLHPEKLKKTQGTQKLAERDWFWTITPVPTSDNLLKAFDVSVATSKNASPVVTVRSYVSK; the protein is encoded by the coding sequence ATGAAGAGGAGTAATCTTAGCTCGCAGTCTCAGCGTGGTATGACACTGCTAGAGGTACTGGTGGCGTTGGCCATTTTTGCAACAGCGGCGATCAGTGTCATTCGCGCGGTCACTCAGCACATTAATACGCTGAGTTACTTGGAAGAGAAAACCTTCGCGGCGATGGTGGTTGATAATCAAATGGCGATGGTGATGCTGCACCCCGAGAAACTGAAAAAGACACAGGGAACCCAAAAGCTTGCAGAGCGTGACTGGTTCTGGACTATAACACCTGTGCCGACCAGTGATAATCTTTTGAAGGCTTTTGATGTCAGTGTGGCAACCAGTAAGAATGCATCACCTGTCGTGACGGTACGCAGTTATGTCTCAAAATAA
- the gspH gene encoding type II secretion system minor pseudopilin GspH — MRSSVQSRSTIRLRGFTLIEILLVLVLLSLTAVAVIATIPTNAKDVAKQYAHSFYQRVQLLNEEAILSGLDFGIRVDEKKSTYVLMSLNSEGWQEVEFEKIPSTTELPKELSLSLKLGGGAWQDDDRLFNPGSLFDEDMFADLEEEKKPRPPQIYILSSAELTPFTLSFYPNTGDSLQDGWRIRVKDNGVIRLLEPGEEDEEE, encoded by the coding sequence ATGAGAAGCTCTGTTCAATCGCGCAGCACAATACGTTTGCGTGGATTTACTTTAATAGAAATTCTGCTAGTTCTCGTATTACTGTCACTAACCGCAGTGGCGGTGATCGCCACGATTCCTACCAATGCCAAAGATGTCGCTAAGCAGTACGCACACAGTTTTTACCAGCGTGTACAGCTACTTAATGAAGAAGCCATTCTCAGTGGCTTAGACTTTGGCATTCGTGTTGATGAGAAAAAATCCACTTATGTCCTGATGAGCTTGAACTCTGAAGGTTGGCAGGAAGTGGAGTTTGAAAAGATTCCTTCGACGACTGAGCTACCAAAAGAGTTGTCTCTTTCATTGAAGCTCGGCGGTGGTGCGTGGCAAGACGATGATCGGCTCTTTAATCCAGGCAGTCTGTTTGACGAAGACATGTTTGCAGACTTAGAAGAAGAGAAGAAGCCTAGACCACCTCAAATCTACATCCTATCGAGTGCTGAGTTAACGCCCTTTACCCTCTCATTCTACCCAAATACTGGTGATTCGCTGCAAGATGGTTGGCGTATCCGCGTAAAAGATAATGGAGTTATTCGTCTGCTTGAGCCGGGAGAAGAAGATGAAGAGGAGTAA
- the gspE gene encoding type II secretion system ATPase GspE yields the protein MAEMVEPVHRFQRLPFSFANRYKMVLEYQHPERPPVLYYVEPLKSAAILEVSRVIKSGFTPQAIISDEFEKKLTEAYQRDSSEARQLMEDIGADNDDFFSLAEELPQDEDLLESEDDAPIIKLINAMLGEAIKEGASDIHIETFEKSLSIRFRIDGVLRDVLAPSRKLAPLLVSRVKVMAKLDIAEKRVPQDGRISLRIGGRAVDVRVSTMPSSHGERVVMRLLDKNATRLDLHSLGMTAQNHENFRKLIQRPHGIILVTGPTGSGKSTTLYAGLQELNSNERNILTVEDPIEFDIDGIGQTQVNPKVDMTFARGLRAILRQDPDVVMIGEIRDLETAEIAVQASLTGHLVMSTLHTNTAVGAITRLRDMGIEPFLISSSLLGVLAQRLVRTLCNDCKEPYEADKETKKLFDLKKKDSLTLYHAKGCEACNHKGYRGRTGIHELLMVDESVQELIHSEAGEQAIEKAIRSTTPSIRDDGLAKVRQGITSLEEVMRVTKEV from the coding sequence ATGGCAGAGATGGTTGAGCCTGTTCATCGCTTTCAGCGTTTGCCATTCAGCTTTGCAAACCGCTATAAGATGGTGCTTGAGTATCAGCATCCAGAGCGCCCGCCAGTGCTGTACTATGTAGAGCCGCTTAAATCCGCCGCGATCCTAGAAGTGAGCCGCGTGATAAAAAGTGGCTTTACTCCACAAGCGATTATCTCGGATGAGTTTGAGAAAAAGCTAACCGAAGCTTATCAACGCGATTCATCGGAAGCACGTCAATTGATGGAAGATATCGGCGCTGATAACGACGACTTCTTCTCGTTGGCTGAAGAGCTGCCACAAGATGAAGACTTGTTGGAATCAGAAGATGATGCACCGATCATTAAGCTAATCAATGCGATGCTAGGTGAAGCGATCAAAGAGGGCGCCTCGGATATTCATATCGAAACCTTCGAAAAATCACTCTCGATCCGTTTTCGTATTGATGGCGTGTTACGTGATGTATTGGCACCGAGCCGTAAATTGGCACCTCTGCTGGTATCGCGTGTGAAGGTTATGGCTAAGCTGGATATCGCAGAAAAACGTGTCCCACAAGATGGTCGTATTTCACTGCGTATCGGTGGTCGTGCCGTGGATGTGCGTGTATCGACCATGCCGTCTTCGCACGGTGAGCGTGTGGTAATGCGTCTACTTGATAAGAATGCGACCCGTCTTGACCTGCACAGCTTAGGCATGACAGCGCAAAATCACGAGAACTTCCGCAAACTGATTCAACGTCCGCATGGGATTATCTTGGTAACCGGCCCAACCGGTTCTGGTAAATCGACGACCTTGTATGCGGGCTTGCAAGAGCTGAACAGCAATGAGCGCAACATACTTACTGTTGAAGACCCGATTGAATTTGATATCGATGGCATTGGTCAAACTCAGGTAAACCCTAAGGTTGATATGACCTTTGCTCGCGGCCTAAGGGCGATTCTTCGTCAAGACCCAGACGTGGTAATGATTGGTGAGATTCGTGACTTAGAAACGGCAGAGATTGCGGTTCAGGCATCTTTGACGGGTCACTTGGTAATGTCGACCCTGCACACCAACACAGCGGTTGGTGCGATTACTCGTCTGCGTGACATGGGTATCGAACCTTTCCTTATCTCTTCCTCGTTGTTGGGTGTTTTGGCTCAACGCTTGGTTCGTACGCTGTGTAACGACTGTAAAGAGCCGTACGAGGCGGATAAAGAGACCAAAAAGCTGTTTGATTTGAAGAAGAAAGACAGCCTAACCCTGTATCATGCCAAAGGGTGTGAAGCGTGCAACCACAAAGGTTATCGCGGCCGAACGGGTATCCATGAGTTGCTCATGGTTGATGAATCGGTGCAAGAGCTGATTCATAGTGAAGCCGGTGAGCAAGCGATCGAAAAAGCGATTCGTAGCACAACGCCTAGTATTCGCGATGATGGCCTAGCTAAGGTTCGTCAGGGCATCACTTCACTCGAAGAAGTGATGCGCGTGACTAAGGAAGTCTAG
- the gspD gene encoding type II secretion system secretin GspD, with protein MKHWFKKSAWLLAGSLICTPAAIANDFSASFKGTDIQEFINIVGRNLEKTIIVDPSVRGKIDVRSYDVLNEEQYYSFFLNVLEVYGYAVVEMESGVLKIIKAKDSKTSAIPVVGDRDNIQGDSVVTRVVTVRNVSVRELSPLLRQLNDNAGAGNVVHYDPANIILITGRAAVVNRLAEIIQRVDQAGDKEIEVVELKNASAAEMVRIVDALNKTTDAKNTPAFLQPKLVADERTNAILISGDPKVRNRLRRLIEQLDVEMATKGNNQVVYLKYAKAEDLVDVLKGVSDNLQSEKQSSSKNRSSNRDQVMISAHAGTNSLVITAQPDIMKALQDVIAQLDIRRAQVLIEALIVEMAEGDGVNLGVQWGNLETGAMIQYSNTGASIGSVMIGLEEAEDQTSTEYYTDNNGNRVPYDVTEPGDYSTLASALSGVNGAAVSVVMGDWTALISAVATDSNSNILSSPSITVMDNGEASFIVGEEVPVLTGSTAGSSNDNPFQTVDRKEVGIKLKVVPQINEGDSVQLNIEQEVSNVLGANGAVDVRFGKRQLNTSVIVQDGQMLVLGGLIDERALESESKVPLLGDIPVLGHLFKSTSTQVEKKNLMVFIKPTIIRDGVSADGITQRKYNFIRAEQLFKAEQGLKLLDDDNIPVLPKFGESFNHPAEIQAFIDQMEEK; from the coding sequence GTGAAGCATTGGTTTAAGAAAAGTGCATGGTTATTAGCAGGAAGCTTGATCTGCACACCAGCAGCCATCGCTAATGATTTTAGTGCCAGCTTTAAAGGCACTGATATTCAAGAGTTTATTAATATTGTTGGCCGTAACCTAGAGAAGACGATCATCGTTGACCCATCGGTGCGTGGCAAGATTGATGTGCGCAGTTATGACGTACTCAACGAAGAACAGTATTACAGCTTCTTCCTCAATGTTCTGGAAGTTTACGGCTACGCCGTGGTTGAGATGGAATCGGGCGTACTGAAGATCATCAAAGCTAAAGACTCTAAAACATCTGCTATTCCTGTGGTCGGCGACCGCGACAATATTCAAGGCGATAGCGTGGTGACGCGCGTGGTGACGGTGCGAAATGTTTCTGTTCGTGAGCTTTCGCCACTACTGCGTCAACTGAATGACAATGCAGGCGCGGGTAACGTCGTCCACTACGACCCTGCCAACATCATCCTAATTACTGGTCGAGCAGCGGTTGTGAACCGTCTTGCTGAAATCATTCAGCGTGTTGACCAAGCGGGTGATAAAGAGATTGAAGTGGTAGAGCTGAAGAATGCTTCCGCTGCCGAGATGGTTCGTATCGTTGATGCGCTCAACAAAACCACTGATGCGAAAAACACACCCGCTTTCCTCCAGCCTAAGCTGGTAGCGGATGAGCGAACCAACGCTATTCTGATTTCCGGTGATCCTAAAGTTCGCAACCGACTAAGAAGGCTGATTGAGCAACTCGATGTTGAGATGGCAACGAAAGGCAACAACCAAGTTGTCTATTTGAAGTACGCGAAAGCAGAAGACTTAGTCGATGTGCTTAAGGGTGTATCAGATAACTTGCAGTCAGAGAAGCAGAGTTCAAGTAAAAATCGTAGCAGCAATCGTGACCAAGTGATGATTTCTGCACACGCAGGAACGAACTCGTTGGTGATCACCGCGCAACCCGACATCATGAAAGCGCTGCAAGATGTGATTGCCCAGTTAGATATTCGCCGTGCTCAAGTGCTGATTGAAGCTCTGATTGTCGAAATGGCAGAGGGTGATGGAGTCAACTTGGGTGTGCAATGGGGTAACCTTGAAACAGGCGCGATGATCCAATACAGCAATACCGGTGCGTCGATTGGTAGCGTAATGATTGGTCTAGAGGAAGCTGAGGATCAAACAAGTACTGAATACTACACTGATAATAATGGCAACCGAGTTCCATATGATGTAACTGAACCGGGCGATTACTCAACACTGGCTTCAGCACTCTCTGGTGTAAACGGCGCTGCAGTAAGCGTAGTGATGGGCGATTGGACGGCACTGATCAGTGCGGTTGCGACCGATTCCAACTCGAATATTTTATCTTCTCCAAGTATTACCGTTATGGATAACGGGGAAGCCTCTTTCATTGTTGGTGAGGAGGTTCCGGTACTGACTGGCTCTACGGCGGGCTCAAGCAACGATAACCCGTTCCAAACCGTGGATCGTAAAGAAGTCGGTATCAAGCTGAAAGTTGTTCCACAAATTAACGAAGGCGACTCAGTTCAACTGAATATTGAACAAGAAGTCTCTAACGTTTTGGGTGCTAACGGTGCTGTCGACGTACGTTTTGGCAAGCGTCAATTAAATACTTCTGTGATTGTTCAAGACGGCCAAATGCTGGTACTGGGCGGTCTGATCGATGAGCGCGCACTAGAGAGTGAATCGAAAGTGCCACTACTGGGTGACATTCCGGTGCTTGGTCACCTGTTTAAGTCAACCAGTACCCAAGTTGAGAAGAAAAACCTAATGGTGTTCATCAAGCCGACCATCATTCGCGATGGTGTGTCCGCGGACGGCATTACCCAACGTAAATATAACTTCATTCGTGCTGAGCAGCTGTTCAAGGCTGAGCAGGGCTTGAAGCTGTTGGATGACGACAATATTCCAGTACTGCCTAAGTTTGGTGAGAGCTTTAACCACCCAGCAGAAATTCAAGCCTTCATCGATCAAATGGAAGAGAAATAA
- the gspC gene encoding type II secretion system protein GspC, with protein MGNSPLLSRLIENGFVFQQKLSLITCCVLIAISAWILGQLAWLIDPADQSITPWKAQASSSSRPQSTLDISSLQKSNLFGEYRAETPKVVKQPVIQDAPKTRLNLVLVGAVASSDPQRSLAVIANRGQQATYGISEEIEGTRAKLKAVLIDRVIIDNSGRDETLMLEGLEYKRLSVSEPAKPRASASVRGNNPGSAEEKLEEIKATITKDPQQIFQYVRLSQVKRDGNVIGYRVSPGKDPELFESVGLQSGDIATQLNGQDLTDQAAMGTIFSSISDLTELNLVVERDGQQHDIYIEF; from the coding sequence ATGGGAAATTCTCCTTTGTTGAGCCGCTTAATAGAGAATGGATTTGTATTTCAGCAAAAGCTGAGCCTGATAACCTGTTGTGTATTGATTGCCATTTCTGCATGGATACTGGGTCAGTTGGCCTGGTTGATTGACCCTGCAGACCAGTCAATTACACCTTGGAAAGCGCAAGCCTCGTCATCTTCTCGACCACAATCTACGCTCGATATCTCCTCCCTCCAGAAGAGCAATCTTTTTGGTGAATATCGTGCTGAAACACCAAAAGTGGTTAAGCAACCCGTTATACAAGACGCTCCTAAGACGCGACTCAACCTCGTGTTGGTGGGGGCTGTTGCGAGCTCAGATCCGCAGCGTAGCCTTGCCGTGATTGCCAACCGTGGTCAACAAGCGACTTACGGTATTAGCGAAGAGATAGAAGGGACACGTGCCAAGCTTAAAGCGGTGTTGATTGATCGTGTGATCATTGATAACTCAGGCCGCGATGAAACTTTGATGCTAGAAGGTCTCGAATACAAACGCTTGTCGGTTTCAGAACCAGCGAAGCCTCGCGCTTCGGCATCGGTGCGTGGTAATAATCCAGGTTCTGCGGAAGAGAAGCTTGAAGAGATTAAAGCGACGATCACCAAAGACCCGCAACAAATCTTCCAGTATGTGCGTCTTTCGCAAGTGAAACGCGACGGCAATGTGATTGGCTATCGAGTCAGTCCAGGAAAAGATCCCGAACTTTTTGAATCAGTTGGGCTCCAAAGTGGGGACATCGCGACTCAGCTTAATGGACAAGACCTGACTGATCAGGCTGCTATGGGCACTATTTTTAGTTCTATTTCTGATTTGACCGAACTTAACTTAGTGGTTGAAAGAGACGGACAGCAGCATGACATTTATATCGAATTTTAA